From Solwaraspora sp. WMMD1047, the proteins below share one genomic window:
- the rfbB gene encoding dTDP-glucose 4,6-dehydratase — MRILITGGAGFIGSEYVRMLLTGSGPQLAPSAVTVLDALTYSGNPANLDPVRADPRFSFVHGDICDPAVVDEVVAGQDVIVHFAAESHVDRSIDGAAPFVTTNVLGTQTLLDAARRHGTGRFVHVSTDEVYGSIDEGSWTETWPLAPNSPYSAAKAGSDLLALAYHRTHGLDVVITRCSNNYGPYQYPEKVIPLFVTNLLDGGTVPLYGDGGNVRDWLHVYDHCVGIALVQEKGRPGEVYHIGGGTELTNRELTERLLAACGAGWDRVVPVADRKGHDRRYSLDITKISEELGYAPSIDLERGLAETVAWYRENRAWWEPLRSASRPGAQAGGTAG, encoded by the coding sequence GTGAGGATTCTCATCACCGGCGGCGCCGGGTTCATCGGTTCTGAGTACGTCCGGATGCTGTTGACCGGTTCCGGTCCCCAGCTCGCGCCCAGCGCGGTGACCGTGCTGGACGCGCTCACCTACTCCGGTAACCCGGCGAACCTCGACCCGGTGCGGGCGGATCCGCGGTTCAGCTTCGTGCACGGCGACATCTGCGACCCGGCCGTGGTCGACGAGGTGGTCGCCGGCCAGGACGTGATCGTGCACTTCGCGGCCGAGTCGCACGTCGACCGGTCCATCGACGGCGCAGCGCCGTTCGTGACCACGAACGTGCTCGGCACCCAGACCCTGCTCGACGCCGCCCGTCGGCACGGCACCGGCCGGTTCGTGCACGTCTCCACCGACGAGGTGTACGGCTCGATCGACGAGGGCTCGTGGACCGAGACCTGGCCGCTGGCGCCGAACTCGCCGTACTCGGCCGCCAAGGCCGGCTCCGACCTGCTGGCGCTGGCGTACCACCGCACCCACGGCCTCGACGTGGTGATCACCCGCTGCTCCAACAACTACGGGCCGTACCAGTACCCGGAGAAGGTCATCCCGCTGTTCGTGACAAACCTGCTGGACGGCGGGACGGTGCCGCTCTACGGCGACGGCGGCAACGTGCGGGACTGGCTGCACGTCTACGACCACTGCGTCGGCATCGCGCTGGTCCAGGAGAAGGGCCGGCCCGGCGAGGTCTACCACATCGGCGGTGGCACCGAGCTCACCAACCGCGAGCTGACCGAGCGGCTGCTGGCCGCCTGCGGCGCCGGCTGGGACCGGGTCGTTCCGGTCGCCGACCGCAAGGGCCACGACCGCCGCTATTCGCTGGACATCACCAAGATCTCCGAAGAGCTGGGGTACGCCCCCAGCATCGACCTGGAGCGCGGGCTCGCCGAGACGGTCGCCTGGTACCGGGAGAACCGGGCCTGGTGGGAGCCGCTGCGGTCGGCCTCCCGCCCGGGCGCGCAGGCCGGCGGGACGGCCGGATGA
- the dop gene encoding depupylase/deamidase Dop produces MSVRRIMGTEVEYGISVPGQAGANPMVTSSQVVNAYGARPELTRGGRARWDYEEESPLRDARGFTYSGAAYDPAEALADEDLGLANVILTNGARLYVDHAHPEYSTPEVTNPLDVVRWDKAGERVMAEAARRAATIPGTHPIHLYKNNTDNKGASYGAHENYLMRRQTPFADIVAYLTPFFVTRQVVCGAGRVGIGQDGSQPGFQISQRADFFEVEVGLETTLKRPIINTRDEPHADADKYRRLHVIIGDANLSELSTYLKVGTTALILTMIEEKALTGDLGIADPVSELRAVSHDPALKHLLRLRDGRRLTALDLQWAYYERAHSFVEDRYGADVDDATADVLRRWEGVLDRLGRDPMLCAGELDWVAKLRLLEGYREREKLGWASHKLQLVDLQYSDVRPEKGLYHRLVSRGAMATLLPDEATRSAMVEPPEDTRAYFRGRCLAQYASEVVAASWDSVIFDVGRESLVRVPMMEPERGTRKHVGALFDRCASAKDLLETITNG; encoded by the coding sequence ATGAGCGTACGGCGGATCATGGGCACCGAGGTGGAGTACGGAATCTCCGTGCCCGGCCAGGCCGGAGCCAACCCGATGGTCACCTCGTCCCAGGTGGTGAACGCCTACGGCGCCCGCCCGGAACTGACCCGGGGCGGCCGGGCCCGGTGGGACTACGAGGAGGAGTCGCCGCTGCGGGACGCCCGGGGATTCACCTACTCCGGGGCGGCCTACGACCCGGCCGAGGCCCTCGCGGACGAGGACCTGGGCCTGGCCAACGTGATCCTCACCAACGGCGCGCGGCTCTACGTCGACCACGCCCACCCCGAGTACTCCACCCCCGAGGTCACCAACCCGCTCGACGTGGTCCGCTGGGACAAGGCCGGTGAGCGGGTGATGGCCGAGGCCGCCCGGCGGGCGGCGACCATCCCGGGCACCCACCCGATCCACCTCTACAAGAACAACACCGACAACAAGGGCGCCAGCTACGGCGCCCACGAGAACTACCTGATGCGCCGGCAGACGCCGTTCGCCGACATCGTGGCGTACCTGACGCCGTTCTTCGTGACCCGGCAGGTCGTCTGCGGGGCCGGCCGGGTCGGCATCGGTCAGGACGGCTCCCAGCCGGGCTTCCAGATCTCCCAGCGGGCCGACTTCTTCGAGGTCGAGGTCGGGCTGGAGACGACGCTCAAGCGGCCGATCATCAACACCCGCGACGAGCCGCACGCCGACGCCGACAAGTACCGCCGGCTGCACGTGATCATCGGTGACGCCAATCTCTCCGAACTGTCGACGTACCTGAAGGTCGGTACCACCGCCCTGATCCTCACGATGATCGAGGAGAAGGCGCTCACCGGAGACCTCGGCATCGCCGACCCGGTCTCGGAGCTGCGCGCGGTCAGCCACGACCCCGCCCTGAAACACCTGCTGCGGTTGCGTGACGGCCGGCGGCTCACCGCGTTGGACCTGCAATGGGCCTACTACGAACGCGCGCACTCCTTTGTGGAGGACCGGTACGGCGCGGACGTCGACGACGCCACCGCCGACGTGCTACGCCGCTGGGAGGGGGTACTGGACCGGCTCGGCCGGGACCCGATGCTCTGCGCCGGCGAGTTGGACTGGGTGGCCAAGCTGCGGTTGCTGGAGGGCTACCGGGAGCGGGAGAAGCTGGGCTGGGCCTCGCACAAGCTGCAACTGGTCGACCTGCAGTACTCCGACGTCCGGCCGGAGAAGGGCCTCTACCACCGGCTGGTCAGTCGGGGCGCGATGGCGACGCTGCTGCCCGACGAGGCGACCCGCTCGGCGATGGTCGAGCCGCCCGAGGACACCCGGGCGTACTTCCGCGGCCGCTGCCTGGCCCAGTACGCCTCCGAGGTGGTGGCGGCGAGCTGGGATTCGGTGATCTTCGACGTCGGCCGGGAGTCGTTGGTGCGGGTTCCGATGATGGAGCCGGAACGGGGCACCCGCAAGCACGTCGGTGCGCTCTTCGACCGCTGCGCCAGCGCCAAGGACCTGCTGGAGACGATCACCAACGGGTGA
- the rfbA gene encoding glucose-1-phosphate thymidylyltransferase RfbA, with protein sequence MRGILLAGGTGSRLWPITRAVSKQLMPVFDKPMIYYPLSTLVMSGVREILVITTPDDQPQFQRLLGDGAQFGLRLEYVAQPRPEGIAQAFLLGADFIGDDSVALILGDNIFHGVGLGRQLGDHGGLVGGRVFAYPVANPEAYGVVDFDSAGRVLSIEEKPATPKSRYAVPGLYFYDNRVVEIARKLTPSDRGELEITAVNEAYREAGELTVTVLDRGTAWLDTGTFASMMQAAEFVRVIEERQGMKIGCIEEEVWRAGLIDDDQLRALAAPLTKSGYGQYLLDLLR encoded by the coding sequence GTGCGTGGAATCCTGCTCGCCGGTGGCACCGGGTCGCGGCTCTGGCCGATCACCCGCGCGGTGTCGAAGCAACTGATGCCGGTCTTCGACAAGCCCATGATCTACTACCCGCTCTCCACCCTGGTGATGTCCGGGGTGCGGGAGATCCTGGTGATCACCACCCCGGACGACCAGCCGCAGTTCCAGCGGCTGCTCGGCGACGGCGCCCAGTTCGGCCTGCGGCTGGAGTACGTCGCCCAGCCACGCCCGGAGGGAATCGCCCAGGCGTTCCTGCTGGGGGCCGACTTCATCGGTGACGACTCGGTCGCGCTGATCCTCGGCGACAACATTTTCCACGGCGTCGGCCTCGGCCGGCAGCTCGGCGACCACGGCGGGCTGGTCGGCGGCCGGGTCTTCGCGTACCCGGTGGCCAACCCGGAGGCGTACGGCGTGGTCGACTTCGACTCCGCCGGCCGGGTGCTGTCGATCGAGGAGAAGCCGGCCACCCCGAAATCCCGGTACGCGGTGCCGGGCCTGTACTTCTACGACAACCGGGTGGTCGAGATCGCCCGCAAGCTCACCCCCAGCGACCGGGGTGAGTTGGAGATCACCGCCGTGAACGAGGCGTACCGGGAGGCCGGCGAGCTGACCGTCACCGTGCTCGACCGGGGGACCGCCTGGCTGGACACCGGAACCTTCGCCTCGATGATGCAGGCCGCCGAGTTCGTCCGGGTGATCGAGGAGCGGCAGGGGATGAAGATCGGCTGTATCGAGGAGGAGGTGTGGCGGGCCGGTCTGATCGACGACGACCAGCTCCGCGCCCTCGCCGCCCCGCTGACCAAGAGCGGGTACGGCCAGTACCTGCTGGACCTGCTCCGCTGA
- a CDS encoding polysaccharide biosynthesis protein has protein sequence MTRRLLPDGTLPVGAGLAVLGLAAYVHLAVAGHRLDPAGYSSLSVCWAIVFTAGLGLFMPIEQEISCHVATRRRLGHPTRPTLLRVGVLAALAAGLLAGLVLAAAGPLTDRLFGGATALPWATAAALVGLAGAHTSRGLLAGLGRFHRYGVQLGLDGALRIGLVGLVALAGADSPGWYAAVLALAPPAAALLTTPLRTRPPLTRQPLTRQPGPVAWSTLLPALGLLVVASLLAQLVANLGVITARLLAPAQAAVAGAVLSALVLVRIPLFVFAALQAPLLPGLSATLATGDHPAYRRLLGRGLAAVTLLGAAGGLLTVGFGPWLVRYLFDAPAVLGRADFGWLAAGTLAYLWALVLGQALLAAGRHRGQAVGWTAGTAALAAVTLLPAELAVPTRVGAGYTAGALVAATAMALLLRHVGPAAGQPVAPGPTPATAGNRRP, from the coding sequence ATGACCCGCCGGCTGCTGCCGGACGGCACCCTGCCGGTCGGCGCCGGGCTGGCGGTGCTCGGCCTGGCCGCGTACGTGCATCTCGCGGTTGCCGGGCACCGGCTCGATCCGGCCGGCTATTCCTCCCTGTCGGTGTGCTGGGCCATCGTCTTCACCGCCGGCCTGGGGCTCTTCATGCCGATCGAGCAGGAAATATCCTGTCATGTCGCGACGCGGCGCCGGCTCGGGCATCCGACCCGGCCGACCCTGCTGCGGGTGGGCGTCCTCGCCGCCCTGGCCGCCGGGCTGCTCGCCGGGCTGGTGCTGGCCGCCGCCGGCCCGCTCACCGACCGGCTCTTCGGCGGCGCGACCGCGCTGCCCTGGGCGACCGCGGCCGCCCTGGTGGGCCTGGCCGGCGCCCACACCAGCCGTGGCCTGCTCGCCGGCCTCGGCCGATTCCACCGCTACGGCGTGCAGCTCGGCCTGGACGGCGCGCTGCGGATCGGCCTGGTCGGCCTGGTCGCGCTGGCCGGCGCCGACTCCCCCGGCTGGTACGCCGCCGTGCTGGCCCTCGCCCCACCGGCCGCCGCCCTGCTGACCACCCCGCTGCGGACCCGCCCGCCGCTGACCCGCCAGCCGCTGACCCGCCAGCCCGGCCCGGTCGCCTGGTCGACGCTGCTGCCAGCGCTCGGTCTGCTCGTCGTGGCCAGCCTGCTCGCCCAACTGGTGGCAAACCTGGGGGTGATCACCGCGCGGCTGCTCGCCCCGGCGCAGGCCGCGGTGGCCGGCGCGGTACTCAGCGCGCTCGTGCTGGTCCGGATCCCGCTCTTCGTCTTCGCCGCCCTGCAGGCACCGCTGCTGCCGGGCCTCAGCGCCACGCTGGCCACCGGGGACCACCCGGCCTACCGCCGGTTGCTGGGCCGGGGCCTGGCCGCGGTCACCCTGCTCGGTGCCGCCGGTGGGCTGCTCACGGTCGGGTTCGGCCCCTGGCTGGTGCGGTACCTGTTCGACGCGCCCGCCGTCCTGGGCCGGGCCGACTTCGGCTGGCTGGCCGCCGGCACCCTGGCGTACCTGTGGGCCCTGGTGCTGGGGCAGGCGCTGCTGGCCGCCGGCCGGCACCGCGGCCAGGCCGTCGGGTGGACGGCCGGCACCGCCGCACTGGCGGCCGTGACGCTGCTGCCGGCCGAACTCGCGGTGCCGACCCGGGTCGGGGCAGGTTACACGGCCGGCGCTCTGGTGGCGGCAACTGCAATGGCCCTGCTGCTGCGCCACGTCGGGCCGGCGGCCGGCCAGCCCGTCGCGCCCGGACCCACCCCGGCGACCGCCGGCAACCGACGACCGTGA
- a CDS encoding DUF2304 domain-containing protein, producing the protein MSRLTLVTAVTGLLLLAAILELLRRRQLREKYALLWLAVGLVIVPLALFPRLLDGVAEAAGVVSGVSLVLFLGLVFLLVVTAHLSWEVSRLEEETRTLAEELALLRLTPPEPRPDHRSGTEVVSGDQ; encoded by the coding sequence GTGAGCCGGCTGACCCTGGTCACCGCGGTGACCGGTCTGCTCCTGCTCGCGGCGATCCTGGAACTGTTACGGCGCCGGCAGCTGCGGGAGAAGTACGCGCTGCTCTGGCTGGCCGTCGGGTTGGTCATCGTGCCGCTCGCGCTGTTCCCCCGGCTGCTCGACGGCGTGGCCGAGGCGGCCGGGGTGGTCTCCGGGGTGAGCCTCGTGCTCTTCCTCGGCCTCGTCTTCCTGCTCGTCGTCACCGCACACCTCAGCTGGGAGGTCAGCCGGCTGGAGGAGGAGACCCGGACGCTGGCCGAGGAGCTGGCCCTGCTCCGGCTGACCCCGCCCGAACCCCGCCCGGACCATCGCAGCGGCACCGAGGTGGTCAGCGGTGACCAGTAG
- a CDS encoding glycosyltransferase family 2 protein translates to MTSSARRVLVVIPALNESAAVGQVIHDVRRELPAADILVVDDGSTDRTAAVAAAAGAVVARLPIHLGVGGAMRLGYRYARDGDYDAVIQVDADGQHDPRYALRLLAALDGADLVIGARFAGEGEYRVGGPRRWAMLLLAAVLSRVAGTPLSDSTSGFRAANRAVIDMFAGWYPVEYLGDTVETLVHAARRGYRIRQVPVAMRPRVAGTPRVSPVRAMLYLGRTFTVLTLALIRR, encoded by the coding sequence GTGACCAGTAGCGCCCGCCGCGTCCTGGTCGTCATCCCGGCGCTCAACGAGTCGGCCGCCGTCGGCCAGGTGATCCACGACGTCCGCCGGGAACTGCCGGCCGCGGACATCCTGGTGGTGGACGACGGATCGACCGACCGGACCGCCGCGGTGGCGGCGGCGGCCGGTGCGGTGGTCGCCCGGCTGCCGATCCACCTCGGCGTGGGTGGGGCGATGCGGCTCGGCTACCGGTACGCCCGCGACGGTGACTACGACGCGGTCATCCAGGTCGACGCCGACGGCCAGCACGACCCGCGCTACGCGCTCCGGCTGCTCGCCGCGCTCGACGGCGCCGACCTGGTGATCGGCGCCCGGTTCGCCGGCGAGGGCGAATACCGGGTGGGGGGACCCCGCCGGTGGGCGATGCTGCTGCTGGCCGCCGTGCTGTCCCGGGTCGCCGGCACCCCGCTGTCGGACAGCACCTCCGGATTCCGGGCGGCCAACCGGGCGGTGATCGACATGTTCGCCGGCTGGTACCCGGTGGAGTACCTGGGCGACACCGTCGAGACCCTGGTACACGCCGCGCGGCGCGGCTACCGCATTCGGCAGGTGCCGGTCGCCATGCGACCGCGGGTGGCCGGGACGCCCCGGGTCTCGCCGGTCCGGGCCATGCTCTACCTCGGCCGCACCTTCACCGTCCTGACCCTCGCCCTGATCCGCCGATGA
- the prcA gene encoding proteasome subunit alpha — MAMQFYASPEQIMRDRSELARKGIARGRSAVVLSYEGGVLFVAENLSSALHKVSEIYDRIGFAAVGRYNEYENLRRAGVRMADLNGLSFDRRDVTSLALANGYAQTLGAIFTEQSKPFEVEICVAEVGATPDDDEIYRLTYDGSVNAEPGCMAMGGQADAIAGKLRDGHRGDMPLADAVKLAVKSLGSVGGEGGADRTIAANQLEVAILDRRRVGRTFRRIIGPALAALLEDSPVPADDTDAAPADDAVAGKPAPAPSGAKPPTGTAKKPTSSAGSADLEDKPAQAEDAKPAEESKPTKPAPGAKPGDGDRPAG, encoded by the coding sequence GTGGCCATGCAGTTCTACGCCTCGCCCGAGCAGATCATGCGCGATCGCTCCGAGCTCGCCCGCAAGGGCATCGCCCGGGGCCGCAGCGCCGTGGTGCTCAGCTACGAGGGCGGGGTGCTCTTCGTGGCGGAGAATCTGTCCAGCGCGCTGCACAAGGTCAGCGAGATCTACGACCGGATCGGCTTCGCCGCGGTCGGCCGCTACAACGAGTACGAGAACCTGCGCCGGGCCGGCGTGCGAATGGCCGACCTCAACGGCCTGAGCTTCGACCGTCGCGACGTGACCAGCCTGGCGCTGGCCAACGGATACGCGCAGACGCTCGGCGCGATCTTCACCGAGCAGTCCAAGCCGTTCGAGGTCGAGATCTGCGTGGCCGAGGTGGGCGCGACGCCCGACGACGACGAGATCTACCGGCTCACCTATGACGGTTCGGTGAACGCGGAGCCGGGCTGCATGGCGATGGGCGGCCAGGCCGACGCGATCGCCGGCAAACTGCGCGACGGCCACCGCGGGGACATGCCGCTCGCCGACGCGGTCAAGCTGGCCGTGAAGTCGCTCGGCAGCGTCGGTGGCGAGGGTGGCGCCGACCGCACGATCGCCGCCAACCAGCTGGAGGTGGCGATCCTGGACCGCCGCCGGGTGGGCCGCACGTTCCGCCGGATCATCGGCCCGGCACTTGCCGCGTTGCTGGAGGACAGCCCCGTCCCGGCCGACGACACCGACGCCGCGCCGGCCGACGACGCGGTGGCGGGCAAGCCGGCGCCGGCTCCGAGCGGGGCCAAACCACCCACCGGTACGGCGAAGAAGCCGACCAGCTCGGCCGGTTCGGCCGACCTGGAGGACAAGCCCGCCCAGGCCGAGGACGCCAAGCCCGCCGAGGAGAGCAAGCCGACCAAGCCGGCGCCGGGTGCCAAGCCCGGGGACGGGGATCGACCGGCCGGGTGA
- a CDS encoding ubiquitin-like protein Pup, with protein sequence MTTRDSGGQSQSGKARRDEEVEDVTTEANPEVAERHAEITEDVDDLLDEIDSVLEENAEEFVRGYVQKGGE encoded by the coding sequence ATGACTACCCGTGACAGTGGCGGTCAGTCCCAGTCCGGCAAGGCCCGGCGGGACGAGGAGGTCGAGGACGTCACGACCGAGGCCAACCCCGAGGTAGCCGAGCGGCACGCGGAGATCACCGAGGACGTCGACGACCTGCTGGACGAGATCGACTCGGTGCTGGAGGAGAACGCCGAGGAGTTCGTCCGCGGCTACGTCCAGAAGGGCGGCGAGTGA
- the prcB gene encoding proteasome subunit beta produces MAAGFDPSGRLPDVFTNAGTSSFTQFLTMAAPDLLPGRRPLPPGLAGNLAPHATTIVAIATLGGVVMAGDRRATMGNMIASRDIEKVHPADAHSLVGMAGTAGLGIELIRLFQVELEHYEKMEGTMLSLDGKANRLAAMVRGNLGAAMQGLAVIPLFAGFDLAEPDPVRQGRIFSFDVTGGPYEETGYDAIGSGSLFAKSALKKRFRAGLAVDEAVRLAVEALYDAADDDTATGGPDLSRRIFPVVMTATAEGTHRLTDAEAAAVSEAVVAARMENPGG; encoded by the coding sequence GTGGCAGCGGGCTTCGATCCATCCGGCCGTCTACCCGATGTGTTCACCAACGCGGGCACATCGTCCTTCACCCAGTTCCTGACGATGGCGGCGCCGGACCTGCTGCCCGGCCGCCGCCCGCTGCCGCCGGGCCTGGCCGGCAACCTGGCCCCGCACGCCACCACCATCGTCGCCATCGCCACCCTCGGCGGGGTGGTGATGGCCGGCGACCGGCGGGCCACCATGGGCAACATGATCGCCAGCCGGGACATCGAGAAGGTGCACCCGGCCGACGCCCACTCGCTGGTCGGGATGGCCGGCACGGCGGGCCTGGGCATCGAGCTGATCCGTCTGTTCCAGGTCGAGCTTGAGCACTACGAGAAGATGGAGGGCACCATGCTCTCCCTCGACGGCAAGGCCAACCGGCTCGCCGCGATGGTGCGCGGCAACCTCGGCGCCGCCATGCAGGGGCTGGCCGTCATCCCGCTCTTCGCCGGCTTCGATCTGGCCGAGCCCGACCCGGTCCGGCAGGGCCGGATCTTCAGCTTCGACGTCACCGGCGGCCCGTACGAGGAGACCGGCTACGACGCGATCGGGTCCGGTTCGCTGTTCGCCAAGTCCGCGCTGAAGAAGCGGTTCCGCGCCGGGCTCGCCGTCGACGAGGCGGTCCGGCTGGCGGTGGAGGCGCTCTACGACGCCGCCGACGACGACACCGCCACCGGCGGACCCGACCTGAGCCGGCGGATCTTCCCGGTGGTGATGACCGCCACCGCCGAGGGCACCCACCGGCTGACCGACGCCGAGGCGGCGGCGGTGTCCGAGGCCGTGGTCGCCGCCCGGATGGAGAACCCGGGCGGCTGA
- the rfbD gene encoding dTDP-4-dehydrorhamnose reductase, with protein sequence MTGGRWLVTGAGGMLGRDLVAALDADPDRRVTAATRAELDLTDPAALRSAVDGHDVVVNAAAWTDVDGAETQEAAATAVNGTGVENLARACAESGARLLHVSTDYVFPGDADRPYPEDAPTDPMNAYGRGKLVGELAVARLLPQTGYVVRTAWLYGAHGGNFVATMLRLAGEREHLDVVDDQHGQPTWSYALAQRLIELGEAALAGRAPAGAYHGTATGQTTWFGLAREVFRRAGLDPERVRPTSSDRYVRPARRPAYSVLGHDRWSAAGLAPMAHWRDMLAAALCPAGQQPAGHQLTVGDRTTVSG encoded by the coding sequence ATGACCGGCGGTCGCTGGCTGGTCACCGGCGCTGGCGGCATGCTCGGCCGCGATCTGGTGGCCGCGCTGGACGCCGACCCGGACCGTCGGGTCACCGCCGCCACCCGGGCCGAGCTGGACCTGACCGACCCGGCGGCGCTGCGCTCCGCCGTCGACGGGCACGACGTGGTGGTCAACGCGGCGGCCTGGACCGACGTCGACGGCGCCGAGACGCAGGAGGCGGCGGCCACCGCGGTCAATGGCACCGGGGTGGAGAACCTGGCCCGGGCCTGCGCCGAGTCCGGCGCCCGGCTGCTGCACGTCTCCACCGACTACGTCTTCCCCGGCGACGCCGACCGGCCCTACCCGGAGGACGCGCCGACCGACCCGATGAACGCGTACGGGCGGGGGAAGCTGGTCGGCGAGCTGGCCGTGGCCCGGCTGCTGCCGCAGACCGGTTATGTGGTCCGCACCGCCTGGCTGTACGGCGCGCACGGCGGCAACTTCGTCGCCACCATGCTGCGGCTGGCCGGCGAGCGGGAACACCTCGACGTGGTCGACGACCAGCACGGCCAGCCCACCTGGTCGTACGCGCTGGCGCAGCGGCTGATCGAGCTCGGCGAGGCGGCGCTGGCCGGGCGGGCACCGGCTGGGGCCTACCACGGCACCGCCACCGGGCAGACCACCTGGTTCGGTCTGGCCCGGGAGGTGTTCCGGCGCGCCGGGCTCGACCCGGAGCGGGTCCGCCCGACCAGCAGCGACCGGTACGTACGACCGGCCCGGCGGCCTGCCTACAGCGTGCTGGGCCATGACCGCTGGAGCGCCGCCGGGCTGGCGCCGATGGCGCACTGGCGGGACATGCTCGCCGCGGCGCTCTGTCCCGCCGGCCAACAACCCGCCGGGCACCAGCTCACCGTCGGCGACCGGACCACCGTCTCCGGCTGA
- a CDS encoding glycosyltransferase family 2 protein: protein MTTSPANATHQADPDGPQANASPQVGGGPQAGTRSRADAEPQAATAEPKGPGDLPLAPRVTAVLLAYGPEPWLADAVRAVSASAGLDLEVIVVDNGCTGDGVQVIAGWPGVRVLRPAMNTGYAGGCRLGAAEATGDHLVFVNSDAIVEPDALARLVAVAGENGVGAATASIRLADRPDLINSAGNPVHFTGLSWAGGHGQPASRYPDRRATAALSGCCFAIRRELWRRLDGFAVEYFAYHEDTELSLRLWQAGLRVEYVPDAVVRHRYEFSRNDLKTYLLERNRLITLLTAYESRTLVVLGPALLATEAAILAGAVAGGWAGPKLRGWRWLWRHRGWLLARRRRLQAERRVPDGVVARMMTARIDPGNVAAPAGVGLFNAAAQTYWRLARRLLRTE from the coding sequence GTGACCACCTCACCGGCCAACGCCACCCACCAGGCTGACCCAGACGGCCCACAGGCCAACGCCAGCCCGCAGGTAGGCGGCGGGCCGCAGGCAGGCACCAGGTCGCGGGCAGACGCCGAACCGCAGGCAGCTACGGCCGAACCGAAGGGACCCGGCGATCTGCCGCTCGCCCCACGGGTGACCGCAGTCCTGCTCGCGTACGGGCCGGAGCCGTGGCTGGCCGACGCGGTCCGGGCGGTGTCGGCCAGCGCCGGGCTCGACCTGGAGGTGATCGTCGTCGACAACGGCTGTACCGGGGACGGCGTGCAGGTGATCGCCGGCTGGCCCGGGGTCCGGGTGCTGCGGCCGGCGATGAACACCGGTTACGCGGGCGGCTGCCGGCTCGGCGCAGCGGAGGCGACCGGCGATCACCTGGTCTTCGTCAACTCCGATGCGATCGTCGAGCCGGACGCGCTGGCCCGGCTGGTCGCGGTGGCGGGCGAGAACGGCGTGGGGGCCGCCACCGCCTCGATCCGACTGGCCGACCGCCCTGACCTGATCAACTCGGCCGGCAACCCGGTGCACTTCACCGGTCTGTCCTGGGCCGGCGGGCACGGGCAACCGGCCAGCCGGTACCCGGACCGGCGGGCCACGGCGGCGCTCAGCGGCTGCTGCTTCGCCATCCGGCGGGAGCTGTGGCGTCGGCTGGACGGCTTCGCCGTGGAGTACTTCGCCTACCACGAGGACACCGAGTTGAGCCTGCGGCTGTGGCAGGCGGGCCTGCGGGTGGAGTACGTGCCGGACGCCGTCGTGCGGCACCGCTACGAGTTCTCCCGCAACGACCTGAAGACCTACCTGCTGGAGCGGAACCGCCTGATCACGCTGCTCACCGCGTACGAGTCGCGGACGCTTGTGGTTCTCGGGCCGGCGCTGCTGGCCACCGAGGCGGCCATCCTGGCCGGTGCGGTGGCCGGCGGGTGGGCCGGGCCGAAACTGCGCGGCTGGCGCTGGCTGTGGCGGCACCGCGGCTGGCTGCTGGCCCGGCGACGCCGGCTGCAGGCGGAGCGCCGGGTGCCCGACGGGGTGGTCGCCCGGATGATGACCGCCCGGATCGACCCGGGAAACGTCGCCGCCCCAGCCGGCGTCGGGCTGTTCAACGCCGCCGCGCAAACCTACTGGCGGCTGGCCCGCCGGCTGCTCCGCACCGAGTGA